The following coding sequences are from one Lolium rigidum isolate FL_2022 chromosome 6, APGP_CSIRO_Lrig_0.1, whole genome shotgun sequence window:
- the LOC124661880 gene encoding glutathione S-transferase 3-like, translating to MAPIKLYGMALSANVVRVAAVLNEKGLDFEIVDVDLRTGAHKHPEFLALNPFGQIPALQDGDEVLYESRAINRHIATKYKTQGPDLVPTPSAKLETWLEVESHHFYPAVSPLVFELLIKPMLGGAPDAAVVDKHAADLAKVLDVYEAHLAKGNKYLAGDAYTLADANHLSYMFMLSKTSKAELVASRPHVKAWWDDISARPAWLKTVASVPLPPGA from the exons ATGGCGCCGATTAAGCTGTACGGGATGGCGCTCTCGGCGAACGTGGTGCGCGTAGCGGCGGTGCTGAACGAGAAGGGCCTCGACTTCGagatcgtcgatgtcgacctccgCACCGGCGCCCACAAGCACCCTGAATTCCTCGCGCTCAAC CCTTTCGGCCAGATCCCCGCGCTGCAGGACGGGGACGAAGTTCTATACG AGTCCCGCGCCATCAACCGGCACATCGCGACCAAGTACAAGACGCAAGGCCCGGACCTTGTCCCGACGCCGTCGGCGAAGCTGGAGACGTGGCTCGAAGTCGAGTCGCACCACTTCTACCCGGCCGTGTCGCCGCTGGTGTTCGAGCTCCTCATCAAGCCCATGCTCGGCGGCGCGCCCGACGCCGCCGTGGTCGACAAGCACGCCGCGGACCTCGCCAAGGTGCTCGACGTCTACGAGGCACACCTCGCCAAGGGCAACAAGTACCTCGCCGGCGACGCCTACACGCTCGCCGACGCCAACCATCTGAGTTACATGTTCATGCTGAGCAAGACCTCCAAGGCGGAGCTCGTGGCGTCCAGGCCCCATGTGAAGGCATGGTGGGACGACATCTCCGCCCGCCCCGCGTGGCTCAAGACCGTCGCCTCCGTCCCCCTCCCGCCCGGCGCTTAA